Proteins encoded together in one Planctopirus ephydatiae window:
- a CDS encoding arylsulfatase, which yields MRRSPVWTTAVLAVGGLLGWLFASGHLAEAFAQQQKANEASPSANVLPVPLAPFKGTIGLRTKDSNSDFPQPVQAPKGAPNIVLVLLDDVGFGATSTYGGPCNTPTFTKLAANGLKYSQFHTTALCSPTRAALITGRNHHSTHTACIMELGTGFPGYDTVMGKDTATVAEVLKQSGYGTAWFGKNHNIPDWETSQAGPFDRWPTSLGFDHFYGFIGGDTSQWRPNTTEGTRPIEPYVGNPDYNLDYDLADQAMKWIKMQKAVAPDKPFFCYYAPGATHAPHHPKPEWVAKYKGKFDQGWDKVREETFERQKKLGVIPADTKLNPRAPGIQAWDACTPEEKKVYARFMEVYAGYLEQTDHNVGRVLKSIEDMGQLDNTLVIYIAGDNGASAEGSLQGLLNEMTFFNGVKEDLKDVLERVDEIGTWKTYNHYPVGWAHAMCAPFQWTKQVASHFGGTRNGMVISWPKGIAAKGELRSQFHHVIDIAPTLLDVVGLPQPASVNGVTQKPIEGVSMKYSFANAKAPSMRTTQYFEMFANRAIYHDGWIACTTPVGAPWDPNTPTADVITGYRWELYNVAKDFSQADDLAAKMPDKLKDMQLLFYTEAARYDVLPLDNSRVERIDPAIRPSLTRGRKSFTYTEGMTRIPEGASPDIKNKSWSITAEVETKADTTGMIITNGGLFGGWALYLEKGKPAFHFNFVDVVHYQVAGQDAIATGKHTIKMDFAYDGGGIGKGGNVTLSVDGKEVAKGRVEKSIPFRITLDESLDVGEDTGTPVNLTYDVPFKFTGKIEKVTIELR from the coding sequence ATGAGACGATCACCAGTATGGACCACCGCAGTGCTTGCCGTTGGCGGATTACTGGGTTGGCTGTTCGCGTCCGGACACTTGGCCGAGGCGTTTGCCCAGCAGCAGAAGGCAAATGAAGCATCGCCCTCTGCCAACGTCCTGCCGGTCCCGCTGGCTCCGTTCAAGGGGACCATCGGCTTGCGGACGAAGGACTCCAACTCCGATTTCCCACAACCGGTTCAAGCCCCGAAGGGCGCGCCGAACATTGTGCTCGTGCTGCTCGACGATGTCGGGTTCGGTGCCACCAGTACCTATGGAGGGCCGTGCAATACACCGACGTTTACCAAATTGGCTGCAAATGGGTTGAAGTACAGCCAGTTTCACACGACAGCTCTGTGCAGCCCCACGCGGGCGGCACTCATCACCGGTCGCAACCACCACTCGACGCACACCGCCTGTATTATGGAATTAGGAACCGGGTTCCCCGGGTACGACACGGTGATGGGAAAGGACACAGCAACGGTTGCGGAGGTGCTGAAACAGAGTGGCTACGGCACCGCATGGTTTGGCAAGAACCACAACATCCCCGACTGGGAGACTAGCCAAGCTGGGCCGTTCGACCGGTGGCCGACGAGCCTAGGCTTTGACCATTTTTATGGCTTCATCGGCGGGGACACGAGCCAGTGGCGGCCGAACACGACCGAGGGAACCAGACCCATCGAACCGTACGTCGGCAACCCGGATTACAACCTCGACTACGACCTCGCCGATCAAGCGATGAAGTGGATCAAGATGCAGAAGGCAGTCGCGCCGGACAAACCGTTCTTCTGTTATTACGCCCCTGGCGCGACACACGCCCCGCACCACCCAAAGCCGGAATGGGTCGCGAAGTACAAGGGGAAGTTCGACCAGGGCTGGGACAAAGTCCGCGAGGAGACGTTCGAGCGGCAGAAAAAACTGGGTGTGATCCCCGCCGACACGAAGCTCAACCCCCGGGCTCCGGGAATCCAGGCGTGGGACGCCTGTACGCCGGAAGAGAAGAAAGTCTACGCACGATTCATGGAGGTCTACGCTGGTTATCTCGAACAGACCGACCACAACGTCGGTCGCGTTCTCAAGTCGATTGAAGACATGGGTCAACTCGACAACACCCTCGTCATCTACATCGCCGGGGACAACGGGGCCAGTGCCGAGGGGAGTTTGCAAGGGCTGCTCAACGAGATGACTTTCTTCAACGGCGTGAAAGAGGATCTCAAAGACGTTCTCGAGCGGGTCGATGAGATCGGGACGTGGAAGACCTATAACCACTACCCGGTCGGCTGGGCGCATGCCATGTGTGCGCCGTTCCAGTGGACCAAGCAAGTCGCCAGCCACTTCGGCGGCACTCGCAACGGCATGGTTATCTCGTGGCCGAAGGGGATTGCGGCCAAGGGTGAACTGCGCTCGCAGTTTCACCATGTCATCGACATCGCTCCCACGCTGCTGGATGTTGTCGGATTACCGCAGCCGGCTTCGGTCAACGGAGTGACCCAGAAGCCGATCGAAGGGGTGAGCATGAAGTACTCGTTCGCCAACGCAAAGGCACCGAGTATGCGCACGACGCAATACTTCGAGATGTTCGCCAACCGGGCCATTTACCACGATGGCTGGATCGCCTGCACCACTCCCGTGGGTGCGCCGTGGGATCCGAACACGCCCACGGCCGACGTGATTACCGGCTACAGGTGGGAGTTGTACAACGTCGCGAAGGACTTCTCACAGGCCGACGACCTCGCGGCCAAGATGCCCGACAAGTTGAAGGACATGCAGTTGCTCTTCTACACCGAGGCAGCGCGCTACGACGTACTCCCGCTGGATAACAGCCGCGTGGAACGGATCGACCCGGCCATCCGGCCAAGCCTGACCCGCGGGCGAAAGTCATTCACTTACACCGAGGGCATGACCCGCATCCCCGAGGGGGCCAGCCCCGACATCAAGAACAAGTCATGGTCGATCACCGCCGAGGTCGAGACGAAGGCCGACACCACGGGGATGATCATCACCAACGGCGGTCTCTTCGGCGGATGGGCGTTGTACCTGGAAAAGGGTAAGCCGGCATTCCACTTCAACTTCGTCGACGTGGTCCACTACCAGGTTGCTGGGCAGGACGCGATTGCCACGGGCAAGCACACGATCAAGATGGACTTCGCCTACGACGGCGGCGGAATCGGCAAGGGAGGGAATGTGACGCTCAGCGTGGACGGCAAAGAAGTCGCGAAGGGTCGCGTCGAAAAGTCGATCCCGTTCCGCATCACCCTCGATGAGAGTCTCGACGTGGGCGAAGACACCGGAACTCCGGTAAACCTCACATACGACGTACCGTTCAAATTCACCGGCAAGATCGAGAAAGTGACGATCGAGTTAAGGTGA
- a CDS encoding TIGR02117 family protein, producing MLYLVIIVVGLFPVNNDFTASPEGVEIFVVSTEVHADLIVPVSHEIVDWSEKFDPAWFPGDISRYSHVAIGWGDRGFFLNTRTWADLKLSTVINALFWPSRTCLHVDFTQPEYYTNAVSVKLSREQYRELTQFIKSTFQRDQQGQVIPISGYSYSQTDTFFEAHGNYHLFNTCNSWVGLALRKAGVRTPWQSTLPHTPTLYLPD from the coding sequence TTGCTCTATCTGGTGATCATTGTCGTCGGCCTCTTCCCCGTGAACAACGACTTCACAGCCTCACCAGAGGGCGTCGAAATTTTTGTCGTTTCCACGGAAGTGCATGCCGATCTGATCGTTCCCGTTTCGCACGAGATAGTCGACTGGTCAGAGAAATTCGATCCTGCCTGGTTCCCAGGGGATATCAGTCGCTATTCCCATGTGGCCATCGGCTGGGGTGATCGAGGCTTTTTCCTGAATACCCGAACCTGGGCAGATCTCAAACTTTCAACGGTGATCAACGCCCTCTTCTGGCCTTCCCGCACCTGCCTCCATGTCGATTTTACTCAGCCCGAGTACTATACCAATGCGGTCTCCGTCAAACTTTCCCGGGAGCAGTACCGTGAACTGACCCAATTTATAAAGTCCACGTTCCAGCGAGACCAACAGGGCCAAGTCATTCCCATTTCAGGCTACTCATATAGCCAGACAGATACTTTCTTCGAAGCGCACGGAAACTACCATCTCTTCAACACCTGCAACTCCTGGGTGGGCCTGGCTCTTCGAAAAGCCGGTGTCCGCACGCCATGGCAATCGACACTGCCACATACACCCACACTTTATTTACCGGATTAG
- a CDS encoding MFS transporter, which produces MNPAKTPATPSLSGTQHNIYDRVFWLAYLANILAVMANALTFRFAELVHYLGGNEQTTGNIVSVGLIVAVLARLVLSSSIDYYGTRLVWTLCSALFTGGSLVFLLATGLGWPLYVARAAFYTGLTGMFACSMTHIQNHVPLHRRTEVIGNLGSSGFVGMIIGSNIADQVVRWIPDLHEQFYALFGGAAAIGLVYLLLIRQFPQTGHHEPMTEPQSAVRLLYRYWPGAVVLAAMMMGLGQTVTTVFLTRFATERGLNGIAIFFSAYAISAFCFRISVRNWGWTIGRRWMLFRGLMGQTAGHLMIPFVTEDWQLLIPAIICGFGHAILFPAVVSLGAGAFPVSARGTGTAIILGMTDLGGLVFAPFLGWIIDEAGFFWMFATSAASAFLVGCLYLVVASKHPDEESRHGRVASGVGTAP; this is translated from the coding sequence ATGAATCCTGCGAAGACTCCAGCAACCCCGAGCCTCTCTGGAACCCAGCACAATATCTACGACCGCGTCTTCTGGCTGGCGTATCTCGCAAACATTCTGGCTGTCATGGCCAATGCACTGACTTTTCGATTTGCCGAACTGGTTCACTATCTTGGCGGGAACGAGCAGACCACGGGCAATATCGTCAGTGTGGGCTTGATTGTCGCTGTACTCGCGCGGCTCGTCCTTTCCAGCAGTATTGATTACTACGGCACCCGGCTTGTCTGGACGCTCTGTTCGGCTCTGTTCACAGGAGGGAGCCTGGTCTTTCTCTTGGCGACGGGGCTGGGCTGGCCACTGTATGTCGCCAGAGCCGCGTTCTATACCGGGCTAACGGGGATGTTCGCCTGCTCCATGACCCACATTCAGAACCATGTCCCACTTCATCGGCGTACGGAGGTGATTGGCAATCTGGGGAGCAGCGGGTTCGTAGGGATGATCATCGGCTCCAACATTGCCGACCAGGTGGTGCGCTGGATCCCTGATCTGCATGAACAGTTCTATGCCCTCTTTGGCGGGGCTGCGGCAATCGGTCTGGTTTATTTACTGCTCATCCGGCAATTCCCGCAGACGGGGCATCATGAGCCGATGACGGAGCCGCAGTCGGCGGTGCGACTGCTTTATCGCTACTGGCCGGGAGCCGTCGTGCTGGCTGCCATGATGATGGGACTCGGGCAGACGGTCACGACGGTCTTTCTGACTCGCTTTGCGACAGAACGCGGGCTCAACGGGATTGCGATCTTCTTTTCGGCGTATGCCATCAGTGCGTTCTGCTTCCGGATCAGTGTGCGGAACTGGGGTTGGACAATAGGTCGGCGGTGGATGCTCTTTCGCGGGCTGATGGGCCAGACAGCGGGCCATCTGATGATCCCGTTCGTGACTGAGGACTGGCAACTATTAATTCCAGCGATCATCTGTGGTTTCGGGCATGCGATTTTGTTTCCGGCGGTGGTTTCGCTGGGAGCAGGGGCTTTTCCCGTATCGGCCCGAGGAACCGGGACAGCCATCATCCTGGGGATGACCGACCTCGGCGGTCTCGTCTTCGCCCCGTTCCTGGGCTGGATCATCGACGAAGCCGGCTTCTTCTGGATGTTCGCGACCAGCGCGGCCAGTGCCTTTTTGGTGGGTTGCTTATACCTCGTCGTCGCCAGCAAGCACCCCGATGAAGAATCCCGGCACGGGCGGGTAGCGAGTGGTGTCGGCACAGCACCCTGA
- a CDS encoding 3'-5' exoribonuclease YhaM family protein: MARRLILELKDGDNVDETFLVADRQLRANRNAALYLNVDLRDKSGVINGRMWNVSEESVAHIQAGQYVRVRGKVQLFQGVLQLILTGAQPIDAATIDPLDFLPETTANIEQLMSRLREHLLKIESVPLRTLCECCLLDEELMEKYAKAPAGIKAHHAYHGGLLEHVVTLMDLARKVVEVYPTLDADLLVSGVFWHDIGKLRELSYETSFAYTDEGQLIGHLQIGVEMLSERIRETEQLSGERFPEELSWRLKHLILSHHGSYEFGSPRLPMTPEAMALHLLDNLDAKLHEFMRAISEDPHGESHWTLFLPRLDRKLYKTPTDTSKRLE; this comes from the coding sequence ATGGCCAGGCGGCTCATACTTGAACTGAAAGATGGCGATAACGTCGATGAGACGTTTCTGGTGGCAGATCGTCAGTTGCGTGCCAATCGCAATGCGGCGCTGTATCTGAATGTCGATCTCCGCGACAAGTCGGGGGTGATCAATGGCCGCATGTGGAATGTCTCAGAAGAATCGGTCGCGCACATTCAGGCTGGTCAGTATGTGCGTGTGCGGGGAAAAGTGCAGCTTTTTCAGGGCGTCTTGCAATTGATCCTGACGGGAGCACAGCCAATCGATGCCGCGACGATTGATCCGCTCGATTTTCTGCCGGAAACGACGGCAAATATCGAGCAGCTCATGTCTCGCTTGCGGGAACATCTGCTGAAAATTGAGTCGGTCCCACTGAGAACGTTGTGTGAGTGTTGCCTGCTCGATGAAGAACTGATGGAAAAGTATGCCAAGGCACCGGCTGGCATCAAGGCCCATCATGCCTACCATGGGGGATTGTTGGAACATGTCGTCACGCTGATGGATCTGGCCCGTAAGGTGGTCGAGGTTTACCCTACCCTGGATGCAGATCTGCTCGTCTCCGGGGTCTTCTGGCACGATATCGGCAAGCTTCGCGAACTGAGTTATGAAACGTCCTTTGCCTATACGGATGAAGGACAGTTGATCGGGCATCTGCAGATTGGTGTCGAGATGCTTTCTGAGCGGATTCGCGAAACGGAACAGCTATCGGGCGAAAGGTTTCCCGAAGAACTGTCGTGGCGTCTCAAGCATTTGATTCTGAGTCATCATGGAAGCTATGAGTTTGGCAGTCCGCGCCTGCCGATGACACCTGAAGCGATGGCACTCCATTTACTGGATAACCTCGATGCCAAGTTGCATGAGTTCATGAGGGCGATTTCTGAAGACCCGCATGGCGAATCGCACTGGACGCTGTTTTTACCAAGGCTGGATCGCAAACTTTATAAAACACCCACGGATACTTCAAAGCGGCTGGAGTAA